One segment of Solanum lycopersicum chromosome 1, SLM_r2.1 DNA contains the following:
- the FSB1 gene encoding fruit SANT/MYB Binding protein1 (The RefSeq protein has 1 substitution compared to this genomic sequence) — protein MEMAAESNTGFHHQSLSFQSGAIGSSSSEMMLMGNYYSSLGVNFNVNNNGGGRGMLYSGNPSVITSGVRSSSNPGMSQSGSCSSSFLIDSVPGLKHDTGLAVEWTVEEQYKLDEGLIKFANEPSIMKYIKIAASLRDKTVRDVALRCRWMTRKRRKQEDYNLGKKVKDRKEKSAEVPVKAGSSSALPLSFIPNSLSSKYRDHGDVTPSAALLGTRHLLEENNQALNQISANLSTVKFQDNINLFIRTRNNITAILNDMRNMPGIMSQMPPLPVLLNEELASSVLPSTTQPMMFASTSGIQLKQEPGC, from the exons ATGGAAATGGCTGCAGAATCTAACACAGGATTTCATCATCAATCTTTATCGTTTCAATCGGGGGCAATAGGAAGCTCATCGTCCGAGATGATGTTGATGGGTAATTACTACAGTAGCCTCGGGGTGAATTTCAATGTAAATAATAATGGTGGAGGAAGAGGGATGTTGTATTCTGGGAATCCAAGTGTGATTACCAGTGGTGTACGGAGTAGCAGTAATCCTGGAATGAGCCAGTCTGGAAGTTGTTCGAGTTCTTTTCTTATTGATTCAGTCCCGGGGCTCAAGCATGACACTGGGCTGGCAGTAGAGTGGACGGTTGAGGAACAGTACAAACTGGACGAAGGACTTATCAA ATTTGCCAATGAACCTAGTATAATGAAGTACATTAAGATTGCAGCCTCACTCCGCGACAAAACTGTACGTGATGTTGCATTAAGATGTAGGTGGATGACG AGAAAGCGCAGGAAACAGGAAGACTATAATTTGGGAAAGAAAGTGAAAGACAGGAAG GAAAAATCAGCAGAAGTACCGGTGAAAGCTGGTTCATCCTCAGCTTTACCACTGAGCTTCATTCCGAATTCGCTTTCCTCAAAATATCATGACCACGGTGATGTGACACCTTCTGCAG CATTACTTGGAACAAGGCATCTACTGGAAGAAAACAATCAGGCTCTGAATCAAATTTCGGCAAATCTTTCAACAGTCAAG TTTCAGGACAACATTAATCTCTTCATCCGAACGAGGAATAACATAACGGCAATTCTAAACGA CATGAGAAATATGCCAGGTATTATGAGCCAAATGCCACCCCTTCCAGTTTTGTTGAATGAGGAACTTGCTAGTAGTGTTTTGCCTAGTACAACTCAG CCAATGATGTTTGCGTCCACAAGTGGAATCCAGCTGAAACAAGAGCCAGGCTGTTGA
- the FSB1 gene encoding fruit SANT/MYB Binding protein1 isoform X1, with the protein MEMAAESNTGFHHQSLSFQSGAIGSSSSEMMLMGNYYSSLGVNFNVNNNGGGRGMLYSGNPSVITSGVRSSSNPGMSQSGSCSSSFLIDSVPGLKHDTGLAVEWTVEEQYKLDEGLIKFANEPSIMKYIKIAASLRDKTVRDVALRCRWMTRKRRKQEDYNLGKKVKDRKEKSAEVPVKAGSSSALPLSFIPNSLSSKYHDHGDVTPSAALLGTRHLLEENNQALNQISANLSTVKFQDNINLFIRTRNNITAILNDMRNMPGIMSQMPPLPVLLNEELASSVLPSTTQMFFQPMMFASTSGIQLKQEPGC; encoded by the exons ATGGAAATGGCTGCAGAATCTAACACAGGATTTCATCATCAATCTTTATCGTTTCAATCGGGGGCAATAGGAAGCTCATCGTCCGAGATGATGTTGATGGGTAATTACTACAGTAGCCTCGGGGTGAATTTCAATGTAAATAATAATGGTGGAGGAAGAGGGATGTTGTATTCTGGGAATCCAAGTGTGATTACCAGTGGTGTACGGAGTAGCAGTAATCCTGGAATGAGCCAGTCTGGAAGTTGTTCGAGTTCTTTTCTTATTGATTCAGTCCCGGGGCTCAAGCATGACACTGGGCTGGCAGTAGAGTGGACGGTTGAGGAACAGTACAAACTGGACGAAGGACTTATCAA ATTTGCCAATGAACCTAGTATAATGAAGTACATTAAGATTGCAGCCTCACTCCGCGACAAAACTGTACGTGATGTTGCATTAAGATGTAGGTGGATGACG AGAAAGCGCAGGAAACAGGAAGACTATAATTTGGGAAAGAAAGTGAAAGACAGGAAG GAAAAATCAGCAGAAGTACCGGTGAAAGCTGGTTCATCCTCAGCTTTACCACTGAGCTTCATTCCGAATTCGCTTTCCTCAAAATATCATGACCACGGTGATGTGACACCTTCTGCAG CATTACTTGGAACAAGGCATCTACTGGAAGAAAACAATCAGGCTCTGAATCAAATTTCGGCAAATCTTTCAACAGTCAAG TTTCAGGACAACATTAATCTCTTCATCCGAACGAGGAATAACATAACGGCAATTCTAAACGA CATGAGAAATATGCCAGGTATTATGAGCCAAATGCCACCCCTTCCAGTTTTGTTGAATGAGGAACTTGCTAGTAGTGTTTTGCCTAGTACAACTCAG ATGTTTTTCCAGCCAATGATGTTTGCGTCCACAAGTGGAATCCAGCTGAAACAAGAGCCAGGCTGTTGA